Proteins from one Peromyscus eremicus chromosome 8a, PerEre_H2_v1, whole genome shotgun sequence genomic window:
- the Iba57 gene encoding putative transferase CAF17, mitochondrial, with the protein MAAALLVRGAAAGRRSPAWLWRPSWIPRRCLALGSGVRGNPEDSVAWTCFRLDERALLRVRGPDTAPFLLGLLTNELPFSGPPAGAAQPSVRAAYAHFLNVQGRTMYDVILYGLPESTEEAPGYLLECDSSVLGTLQKYLAIYKIRRKVAVEPCPELHVWAVLPCAPQVPEAAPLEERVEATTILTRDPRTVRMGWRLLTQDDGPALVPRGQLGDLQDYHTHRYQQGIPEGVRDLPPGTALPLESNLAFMNGVSFTKGCYIGQELTARTHHTGVIRKRLFPVRLEGPLPADGISPGTSVTVTATGQAAGKFRAGQGRVGLALLRSETIKGPLHIKTSESQQVAVTASVPDWWPTAAK; encoded by the exons ATGGCAGCCGCGTTGCTGGTCCGGGGCGCGGCTGCGGGGCGCCGAAGCCCGGCCTGGCTCTGGCGGCCGAGCTGGATCCCGAGGCGCTGCTTGGCCCTTGGCTCCGGCGTCCGCGGCAACCCGGAGGACAGCGTGGCCTGGACCTGCTTCCGGCTAGATGAGCGCGCCTTACTGCGCGTGCGCGGCCCGGACACTGCACCCTTCCTGTTGGGACTCTTGACCAATGAGCTGCCGTTTTCGGGTCCTCCAGCCGGCGCGGCTCAGCCCTCTGTGCGTGCGGCGTATGCCCACTTCCTGAATGTGCAGGGACGCACGATGTATGACGTCATCCTGTATGG ACTCCCCGAGAGCACCGAGGAGGCACCAGGCTATCTCCTAGAGTGTGACAGCTCTGTGCTGGGCACCTTACAGAAGTACCTGGCCATATATAAGATCCGGCGGAAGGTCGCCGTGGAGCCATGTCCAGAGCTCCATGTGTGGGCTGTGCTACCCTGTGCCCCTCAGGTCCCTGAGGCTGCACCACTAGAAGAGAGGGTGGAAGCCACCACCATCCTCACCCGTGACCCCCGGACTGTACGTATGGGGTGGCGGcttctcactcaggatgatggcCCAGCCTTGGTGCCCAGGGGACAGCTTGGGGACCTCCAAGATTATCATACGCACCGGTACCAGCAAG GCATCCCCGAGGGGGTCCGTGACCTGCCCCCAGGGACAGCCCTACCCCTGGAGTCCAACCTGGCCTTCATGAACGGTGTGAGCTTCACCAAGGGCTGCTACATCGGGCAGGAGCTGACGGCCCGCACCCACCACACAGGCGTCATCCGTAAGCGTCTCTTCCCTGTGAGGCTTGAAGGCCCCCTGCCTGCCGATGGCATCAGTCCCGGCACGTCAGTGACGGTGACTGCGACAGGACAGGCAGCGGGCAAGTTCAGGGCCGGCCAGGGGCGCGTGGGACTGGCTTTGCTGCGGTCAGAGACCATCAAGGGTCCTCTCCACATAAAGACCTCCGAGAGCCAACAGGTGGCTGTGACTGCCTCGGTGCCGGACTGGTGGCCCACGGCTGCCAAGTAG